The Cellulomonas fulva genome includes a window with the following:
- a CDS encoding alpha-galactosidase — MGVADTPPMGWNSWDCFGTTVTEAEVLANARFLAAHLLPLGWDTVVVDIDWADPGARAHGYNEGAELCLDAHGRPRPAPNRFPSAGGGAGLDDVPGDGFAPLAAQVHGLGLRFGVHVLRGIPRRAVELDLPVEGTSWTARDAADTSSVCAWNPHQYGLDHTHPAAQAWLDGQVAQLARWGVDYVKVDDVLAPLHVDAVLAWSTAIERCGRPMLLSLSPGTGVSTRDHGLLAAHAQMWRVCDDLWDRWEDVHASFARLARWAPLQRPGAWADADMLPLGHIGIRAERGEDRASRLTPDEQRTLLTLWVMARSPLMMGGDLPTTDDATIALLATPAVGHVLRTSIDNREVLREPVDDGELVVWSARATAPDEPGSSYAAVFWTGAAPRDHTVPLGALVGHDVALAHRWTVRDLWDRVPLESPAAGPHQPAGEITLHVPAHGVRWFALDPTGPEPAPSHHRQEHLA; from the coding sequence ATGGGCGTGGCGGACACGCCACCCATGGGGTGGAACAGCTGGGACTGCTTCGGCACCACGGTGACCGAGGCGGAGGTCCTGGCCAACGCCCGCTTCCTCGCTGCCCACCTGCTGCCGCTCGGCTGGGACACGGTGGTCGTCGACATCGACTGGGCGGACCCCGGGGCGCGGGCGCACGGCTACAACGAGGGCGCCGAGCTGTGCCTGGACGCCCACGGCCGACCGCGTCCGGCGCCGAACCGGTTCCCGTCCGCGGGTGGCGGGGCCGGCCTCGACGACGTGCCCGGCGACGGCTTCGCCCCGCTGGCCGCGCAGGTGCACGGGCTCGGCCTCCGGTTCGGGGTGCACGTGCTGCGGGGGATCCCGCGCCGCGCGGTCGAGCTCGACCTGCCGGTCGAGGGCACCTCCTGGACCGCACGGGACGCCGCCGACACGAGCTCGGTCTGCGCGTGGAACCCGCACCAGTACGGGCTCGACCACACGCACCCGGCGGCGCAGGCGTGGCTGGACGGCCAGGTGGCCCAGCTGGCGCGGTGGGGCGTCGACTACGTCAAGGTCGACGACGTGCTCGCGCCGCTGCACGTCGACGCGGTCCTCGCCTGGTCCACCGCGATCGAGCGGTGCGGCCGGCCGATGCTGCTCTCGCTCTCGCCCGGCACGGGCGTGTCGACCCGGGACCACGGCCTGCTCGCCGCCCACGCGCAAATGTGGCGCGTCTGCGACGACCTGTGGGACCGCTGGGAGGACGTGCACGCGAGCTTCGCGCGCCTGGCGCGGTGGGCGCCGCTGCAGCGGCCGGGTGCGTGGGCCGACGCGGACATGCTGCCGCTGGGGCACATCGGGATCCGCGCCGAGCGCGGCGAGGACCGCGCGAGCCGGCTGACGCCCGACGAGCAGCGCACCCTCCTGACGCTGTGGGTCATGGCGCGCTCGCCGCTCATGATGGGCGGCGACCTGCCCACCACCGACGACGCGACGATCGCGCTGCTCGCCACGCCCGCCGTCGGTCACGTGCTGCGCACCTCGATCGACAACCGCGAGGTGCTGCGCGAGCCGGTCGACGACGGCGAGCTGGTCGTCTGGTCCGCGCGCGCGACGGCGCCCGACGAGCCCGGCTCGTCGTACGCCGCGGTGTTCTGGACCGGTGCCGCCCCGCGCGACCACACCGTCCCGCTGGGCGCGCTCGTCGGGCACGACGTCGCGCTCGCCCACCGCTGGACCGTCCGCGACCTGTGGGACCGCGTCCCCCTCGAGAGCCCCGCCGCCGGGCCGCACCAGCCGGCCGGCGAGATCACCCTCCACGTCCCCGCGCACGGCGTGCGCTGGTTCGCCCTCGACCCGACCGGCCCGGAGCCGGCGCCCTCGCACCACCGACAGGAGCACCTCGCATGA